The segment attcataattttgacgaattttcgtcaaaatttgaacttcaaatgctaataaaaaaaaaattgtgcctatgtattcttataattttttaatcactataagaataacatatgaggaactttgtattaaattttcaagtattttgatagggccaaaaaaattttatcgacacttaagcgtaaaaaaaaatattctaagtgtaatattaaaatattaaaattatttaatggttgcatttttttttttttattttatttaattcttgcttattttaaattttttcttacttaaattatttatttaattttatcaagatattttatttaatgtttcacggggaatatatatatatacaccttcacaattaaaagtaacttataCGATGGAGTTTTTAATTCCAAAGGAGACGCGAACAGAGTTAGacgcttaaaattattttacattaagaaaaaaaaattatgctcaCACAACGATGGTTTGAGTCGATGCTTCCATTCTTCTTGATTGCTGAGCCGTGGTGTTACTTGTTGATTCTTTCCTCTTTCTGAGTCGCTGAAGTTGACGTTCTGCAGTTGTCTTCTTCAACAGTGATTCGTTGCCGAATGTGCCTCCGTGAATTCTTTgaagttgatatattttaatttttttttcgaaaaattttcgaagtggaaaaaaaaaatatttttcccgaACATTTTCTAagttcgaaaaaataaaattgttcgaCCAAAGAAATCTTATTTGAAAGAATCCTACCGACTGCGCCAAAtttgtaacgtgccacgtTCAATCAATTGAATGATGTCGAATCGGAaaggttttgtgaaataaatgaaactctcgaaattattctaagtgtttttatttaaaaattattctaagtccaattaattaatttaattaaacttgtgaaaaatattctaattccaggagacataaaatattaaactgggtgacgtgaaggtgctcgctctaactctggtggatcacgtctaaaatgtgcctaatctggacccccttatatatcgtccAGAAGCCCCCGCGGTACCTTCAGGTCCCTGCTGGCAGTGGCGTATTTGAGAGTTCAtgtcggggggggggggggcgaatttaaaaaaagtttacccAACTACTCACACAAACTTACCAAGacataatgaattttatattgcaCCTGTATAACCTATAAAGTAATAAGTTaaacaaatatgataaaaaaagcaacatatttataaaacaaaatctatatttctatttttagtattagcAAATCTATTTATAACATCATCTAttgatatagttatagtatgATGTATGTTTAGCAAAGCCAAACCAGTCAAGCGTTCTTGTCCCATTTTGGATCTTAACCATGTTTTCaatctaacaaaaaaaagcaACAAAAGTAAGCAAAGAGaagaataataagttttttttaatgcaatttaaGAAAAAGAACAAATCCTTAATTTTAagcaatgtaaatatataaatatacaatagtcaataaatatatttgtatagtatactcaatttcattaaattaaatttttaagtcaaaGATTTTATGCAAAGTTTTCTTTGAATCGACTTAAacataatcatttttcatataaaataattatatacaaaattgtatatattatatagttaaaatattttataaaagcttgctattttgttattctaataataaacacatgcACAAACCTTCTAAGCGTAGAAAAGCTGCGTTCTGCGGATGCTACACTAATAGGCAAACAAGCAATTATACTAAGTAATTTATGCACAGTtggataaatgatattattacaattttctatTGATGACAAAGCATCTTGACAAACGTCAtgaccttaaaaaaaattataaaacaattaataaatacaattttaagaaaagtataattacaa is part of the Aphis gossypii isolate Hap1 unplaced genomic scaffold, ASM2018417v2 Contig00345, whole genome shotgun sequence genome and harbors:
- the LOC126553858 gene encoding uncharacterized protein LOC126553858, which gives rise to MLLDLCMLIPLYITVISNEDFKKITEAATELFVFNEEESIDQMQLQTELEIWKTKWQRIKSDGHDVCQDALSSIENCNNIIYPTVHKLLSIIACLPISVASAERSFSTLRRLKTWLRSKMGQERLTGLALLNIHHTITISIDDVINRFANTKNRNIDFVL